ATCACCGGCGGCCAGCGGCTGCACCGGTACGAGGACTACGTCGCGGCGCTGGCAGCCCGCGGGGAGTCCACCGAGGCCTACGAGGGGTACCTGGCCAACTTCAAGCACGGGATGCCGCCGCACGGCGGGTTCGCGCTGGGGCTGGAGCGGTGGACGATGCGGCTGACCGAGTCGGACAACCTGCGGCGGACGGCGTTGTTCCCGCGGGACCTGCACCGGCTCACGCCGTGAGCGTGCTCTGAGACGCGAACACGGGCCTCTCGTCGTCGTCGCATGGCGGCGAGAGGCCCGCGGGCTGTGCGGCCGGTCAGCCCACAGATGAAAGGAAGTACGGACCGCTCTTATTGGCGTTCGCCGTCGCCACCGTCGTTCCGGCGGAGTTGTAGCAGATCACCTTCTGCGGACGGTCCTGTCCGTTGTAGCCGAACACGTAGAAGGAACCGCCCTGGATCCGGTGCAGCGGCACGAATTCGGCGTGGTCGGCGTACTGCGCACACAGGTGGTCGACATCGGGGGCCATCCACCCCACCGTCACATAGGCCGGATAGTCCTTGTCGGGCTGCGAGGACCCGGCCGGCGTGCCGGATCCGATGCCCGAACCTTCCGAGATGGTGAAGGCATGCTGATCGGCCGCACTCCCAGCGGGCGCCCAGTATTCGGTGTAGCCCTGGACACCCGGCGTCCGGAACTGCGCGACGGCGCCTGAAGCCTCGGCGTCCCTGGCGGCCTGCGGGACGGTGCCCGACGGGCGCTTGTCCTCCCAAGCCAGATGCGCCTGCTTGTCGGGGAAGACATGGATCTGGACCTGCCACGCGAGCCCCGCGGCCTTCCCCGACACCGTCTCGAAAGCCAAGCCGTCGATGGTGGTCGAGGTCGTACCGGTCACCGCGCCGGTCACCGCGCCGGTCACCGCGGCCGAGCAGGTCTTCGACGCCGGCACCGCCGCCGGCGCCAGTGCCGGCGAGCCGGCGTGCTTCGCGATGAACGCCGACTGCGATGACCCACCCGCGTGCCCGCCGAAGACGATCGCCCCCGCCGCGACCCCCAGCATTCCCAGCACCGCCAACGACGACCCGGCCGCCGTGGCCCGGTGCCGGACCCGGCGTCGGCGCGCGCCGTCGATCACCCGCTGCGCCGAGACGGCACGCTCGGCGGCCCCGTCCGCGAACAGGTCCCTGATCCGGTCCTCGAAGCCGGGGGAACCGACATCGTGGTTCTCAGCCATCTGTTTTCATCCTCTCCCTCATCCTGTCTCCACTTCGACGGGCTCGCCGCGCTCGGCGAACTCCGGCAGCGCCCGCAACCGGCGCAGGGCCCGCGACAGGCAGCTCTTCACGGTGCCCGGCGCGATCCGCAGCTCCGCAGCGATCGCCGCCTCGCTCAGGTCGGCGTAGTACCGCAGCACCACCACCTGCCGCTCGCGCCGGGTCAGGGTCCTGAGAGCGGCGCGCACCAGATCCTGCTGGGCGTGGCGGTCGGCGACGTCCCACGGCTGCTCGCGCTCGGGCACCGCGTCCGTGCTCCACTCGCGGCCCCGGCGCAGCCGCCACCAGTCGCGGTAGGAGTTGACGATGATGCGGCGCACGTAGGCCAGCGGGTCGTCGGCGCGGATGCGGTGCCAGCGCAGATAGGCGCGCTCCAGGGCGGTCTGGGTCAGGTCGGCGGCCCGGTGCGGGTCGCCGCAGATCAGCTCGGCCAGCCGCAGCAGGCGCCCGCCCTGCGCCGCGACGAACGCGGTGAAGTCCGCGTCCACGCTCTCCGGGTCCCGCGCGGTGGGTTCCGGTATCGCGGGTTCCGGCCCCGTGCCGAGGGTGTCGTCGTCATCCACATCCACCAGACGACTCGGGAGCCCGTTAGGTTCTTCGGGGCGCGGGGGTGGTTACCGCGGCTGGTCGTGGAATGTAACATTGCACACTGCGGCCCGCCGGGGGACGCCGCCGCGCGCCGCACGTTCCGACCCTTCGCACCCCCAGGGAGCCGCAGTGTCCAGCGACCCGAACCTGTCGAAGTTCGCCACCGGCAGCCACGACCTGCCGGTCACCGACGCCCTGGCGGCGTTCATGGCCACGCAGTGGGCGCCCTCGCCGCTGCCGGACCTGGGCCCGACCCCGGCCTCGGCCTGGACGCCCCGCCGCCGCGCAGCCGTCTCGGCCCGCTTCCCCGGCGAGCGCCTGATCATCCCGGCCGGCGTGGAGAAGCTCCGCAGCAACGACACCTACTGGCACTACCGCCCGCACAGCGCCTTCGCGCACCTGACCGGCAGCCAGCTCCTGGAGGCCGTCCTGGTCCTCGAGCCGAACGGCGACGGCCACGACGCCGTCCTGTTCGCCCACGACCGCTCCTCCCGCGACAACGGCGAAGCCTTCCGCGACCGCCGCCTCGGCGAAATGTGGGAAGGCCGCCGCCCCTCCCTGAGCGAGAGCTCGGAGTTGTACGGCATCGCGACCGAGAACCTGAACCGCCTGGCGGACAAACTGTCCGGCGCCTCAGTCCCCACCCGCGTCCTACGCAACTCCGACCCGCGCGTGGACGCCCTGGTCTCCCCCCGCCCCGAGGCCGACGCCGAGTTCACCGCATACCTGTCGGAACTACGCCTGGTGAAGGACGCCTGGGAAGTCGACCAACTCCAGGCCGCCGTGGACGCCACCACCCTCGGCTTCCAGGACGTGGCCCACATCCTGCCCACAGTCATCGGCAAACCCCGAGCCGAACGCTGGGTCGAAGGAGCCTTCAACAACCGAGCCCGCATCGAAGGCAACGACGTCGGCTACAACACCATCGTCGGCGGCGGCGCCCACGCCTGCGTCCTGCACTGGACCGCGAACAACGGCACCCTGAACCCCGGCGAACTCCTCCTCCTGGACGCCGGCGTCGAAGTCGACAGCCTCTACACCGCCGACATCACCCGCACCCTCCCCATCTCCGGCACCTTCACCCCCCTCCAGCGCGACCTGTACAACCTGGTCCTGGCAGCACAGAAAGCGGGCATCGCCACCCTCCGCCCCGGCGCAGCCTTCCGCGAGTTCCACTGGGCCGCCATGCGCACCATCGCCACCGGCCTGATCGACATGGGCATCCTGAAGGTCTCCCTGGACCAGGCCATGGACCCCGAAGTCGGCCTCTACCGCCGCTACACCCTGTGCGGCAGCGGCCACATGCTCGGCATCGACGTCCACGACTGCGCCAAGGCCCGCGCCGAAGAGTACGTGGACGGCACCCTGGCCCCCGGCAACGTCCTGACCGTCGAGCCAGGCCTGTACCTCCAGCCCGACGACCTGACCCTCCCCGAGGAACTCCGCGGCATCGGAATCCGCATCGAGGACGACCTCCTGATCACCGACGACGGCGCACTGCTGATGTCCTCGGCCCTGCCGCGCGAAGCGGACGACGTCGAGGCTTGGATGGCTGAGCACGCAGGCTGAGATCTGCCCCGCCCGCCCGCCGCCCGCTCGCCCGCTGCGGCCGCGGACTTAGACGCCGCGACCGGCCACGGCTGGCAGGCGGGCACCGCGGGGGCCAGGCGCCGCGGCTACGCGCGGGCGGGCTGGCACGGCGACCGGGCACCGCGGCCGGACGGGCAGCGCAGCCTGGCGCCACGACCTGGCGCCGCAGCCTGGTACCTCAGCCCGGTAGGGCGGCCTGGCGCCCCAGCCTGCCACGGCGCGCTGAGGCCCGGCCCGAGCGACGGAGCAGCCCGACTGAGGCCCGAGTAGCCGCGGCCGCTGCCGTTACCAGTGCCACTGCCACTGCCACACACGGGCGCCACACCTCACCCATTCGGCGTCAGCCGATCTACGCAGCCCCATCTACGCGAATCATCCGATGTCCGATATGCAACTTTCGATGACTATTGAGGCAATCCAAAGGCCGCCAAGCACCGCCAAGCACCAGCAGCCCCAGGACCGACGGTCACCACCGACCGAGCGCGGACAGAGCTCACCGCGCCCGGCCGGCCGGCAACCGCCACGCCATCGATGACCTCGCGTCGTCGACTGCTCGAAGCGAGGCGATAAGCGCCTCCGGCTTCGGCCAAGTCGGAGGCAAATGGGGGATCGCCCCGCATCGAGCAGGCCCCGCAAGGGGCTGGCGCTGTACAACACAACAGCCGGGCCCCGGCGCCACCCCCAGGCGCCAGGGCCCGGCGCCCAAGCCTGCCCTTTTCAGCCCGCTGCGACAGGCCCGACCAGCTACTCCCGACCCGGCAGCCGGCTCAGCTACTCCCGGCCGGCCCAGATCGACCGCACGTGCGTCAGGTGCGTCTTCATCAGGCTCTCGACGGTCTCGGCGTCCCGGGCGACCAGCGCGTCCACCAGCGCCACGTGCTCCTCGGCCGAGGCCGCGAGCACGCCAGCGTCGGCCAGCGAGGGCAGCCCGTACAGCCGGGAGCGGTTGCGCAGGTCGCTGACCACCTCGACCAGGTGCGGGTTGCCGGACAGGCCCAGCAGCGCCAGGTGGAAGGCCTGGTCGGCCTCGACGTAGCCGATCAGGTCGCGGGCCTTGGCGGCGCTGACGATGGCCCGGGCCGCGGGCCGCAGCGCCTGCAGGTCGGCCAGGGCGGCGCTGCGCGCCAGGCCGGTCACCACCGGCACCTCGATCAGAGCCCTGATCTCGGTGAACTGGTCGAGGTCCGCCTCGGACAGCTCGGTCACCCGGAAGCCCTTGTTCCGGACGACCTCGACCAGCCCTTCCTTCGCCAGATCGAGCATGGCCTCGCGGACCGGCGTGGCCGACACGCCGAAGCCGGCGGCCAGGACCGGCGCGGAGTACACCACGCCGGGCCGCAGCTCGCCGGCGATCAGGGCGGCGCGCAGGGCGTGCGAGACCTGCTCACGCAGCGAGTTGTGGCCGAGCACGCGGGGCAGGTTCAACGCCGGGCCGCGCT
This genomic window from Catenulispora sp. MAP5-51 contains:
- a CDS encoding aminopeptidase P family protein — its product is MSSDPNLSKFATGSHDLPVTDALAAFMATQWAPSPLPDLGPTPASAWTPRRRAAVSARFPGERLIIPAGVEKLRSNDTYWHYRPHSAFAHLTGSQLLEAVLVLEPNGDGHDAVLFAHDRSSRDNGEAFRDRRLGEMWEGRRPSLSESSELYGIATENLNRLADKLSGASVPTRVLRNSDPRVDALVSPRPEADAEFTAYLSELRLVKDAWEVDQLQAAVDATTLGFQDVAHILPTVIGKPRAERWVEGAFNNRARIEGNDVGYNTIVGGGAHACVLHWTANNGTLNPGELLLLDAGVEVDSLYTADITRTLPISGTFTPLQRDLYNLVLAAQKAGIATLRPGAAFREFHWAAMRTIATGLIDMGILKVSLDQAMDPEVGLYRRYTLCGSGHMLGIDVHDCAKARAEEYVDGTLAPGNVLTVEPGLYLQPDDLTLPEELRGIGIRIEDDLLITDDGALLMSSALPREADDVEAWMAEHAG
- a CDS encoding SigE family RNA polymerase sigma factor, whose protein sequence is MDDDDTLGTGPEPAIPEPTARDPESVDADFTAFVAAQGGRLLRLAELICGDPHRAADLTQTALERAYLRWHRIRADDPLAYVRRIIVNSYRDWWRLRRGREWSTDAVPEREQPWDVADRHAQQDLVRAALRTLTRRERQVVVLRYYADLSEAAIAAELRIAPGTVKSCLSRALRRLRALPEFAERGEPVEVETG
- a CDS encoding GntR family transcriptional regulator → MPDRTSSGAAVFAGTAPGPDPERGPALNLPRVLGHNSLREQVSHALRAALIAGELRPGVVYSAPVLAAGFGVSATPVREAMLDLAKEGLVEVVRNKGFRVTELSEADLDQFTEIRALIEVPVVTGLARSAALADLQALRPAARAIVSAAKARDLIGYVEADQAFHLALLGLSGNPHLVEVVSDLRNRSRLYGLPSLADAGVLAASAEEHVALVDALVARDAETVESLMKTHLTHVRSIWAGRE